A DNA window from Impatiens glandulifera chromosome 7, dImpGla2.1, whole genome shotgun sequence contains the following coding sequences:
- the LOC124945686 gene encoding protein disulfide-isomerase-like, with translation MASRFQICLILVSFFLLTSSSYASEAESSQSKEFVLTLDHSNFSDTIAKYDFIVVEFYAPWCGHCKKLAPEYEKAASVLSTVDPLVILAKVDASDLQNKGLASQYDIRGFPSLKIIRNKGKDIQEYKGPREAQGIVDYLKKQSGPSSFLIKTSEIVNSLIDANKVVVVGVFPEFSGEQFDNFMAVAEKLRSDYEFGHTSDAKLLPRGDSSVTGPIVRLFKPFDELVVDFQGFDQEELKKFVEEASLPVVTVFNKDPTNHPFVIKFFNSANAKAMLFLNFTDEHVDTFKSKYHDVAEQYKGKGINFLLGDVESSQGAFQFFGLKEDQVPLIIIQTNEQKFLKPNVEADQIPSWVKEYQEGNVLPYRKSEPVPEVNNEPVKVAVADNLQDLFFNSGKNVLLEFYAPWCGHCKKLSPILEEVAVSFQSDGDVVIAKIDATANDIPGDVFDVKGYPTLYFKSSGGHIIPYDGDRSKDDMINFIKKNRETQPLTQDTTGTKDEL, from the exons ATGGCATCTAGGTTTCAGATCTGTTTAATTCTCGTCTCCTTTTTCTTACTCACATCTTCGTCCTATGCTTCTGAAGCTGAGTCGTCCCAGTCTAAGGAGTTCGTTCTCACGCTTGATCACTCCAATTTCTCCGATACTATAGCCAAATACGATTTCATCGTCGTCGAATTCTACGCCCCATG GTGTGGCCACTGCAAAAAACTTGCTCCTGAG TATGAGAAAGCTGCATCAGTGCTGAGCACTGTTGACCCTCTAGTTATCTTGGCAAAAGTGGATGCCAGTGATTTGCAGAACAAAGGACTTGCAAGTCAGTACGACATTAGGGGGTTCCCTTCTCTTAAGATTATAAGGAACAAAGGAAAAGATATTCAAGAGTATAAGGGACCTAGGGAGGCCCAAGGCATTGTTGATTATTTGAAGAAACAGAGTggtccttcttcttttttaatcaAAACTTCAGAAATCGTTAACTCTCTTATCGATGCAAACAAAGTTGTTGTG GTCGGTGTGTTTCCGGAGTTTTCTGGGGAACAATTTGATAATTTCATGGCCGTTGCTGAGAAATTGAGGTCTGATTATGAGTTCGGTCATACTTCAGATGCCAAGCTCCTCCCACGCGGTGATTCTTCGGTGACAGGTCCCATAGTTAGATTATTCAAGCCTTTTGATGAGCTTGTTGTTGATTTCCAG GGATTTGATCAGGAAGAGTTAAAGAAGTTTGTTGAAGAAGCTAGTCTTCCTGTTGTTACTGTCTTCAACAAAGACCCCACCAACCACCCTTTTGTTATTAAGTTCTTCAACAGTGCCAACGCAAAG GCTATGCTGTTTCTGAATTTTACCGATGAACATGTTGACacattcaaatcaaaatatcatGATGTTGCTGAGCAATACAAAGGAAAGGGTATAAACTTCCTGCTGGGTGATGTTGAGTCTAGTCAAGGTGCCTTCCAG TTCTTCGGACTTAAAGAAGACCAGGTGCCTCTAATCATCattcaaacaaatgaacaaaaGTTTTTGAAACCTAATGTTGAAGCAGATCAAATTCCATCTTGGGTAAAGGAATATCAG GAAGGTAATGTGCTTCCATACAGAAAGTCTGAACCTGTACCTGAAGTTAACAATGAACCTGTCAAGGTGGCGGTTGCTGATAACCTTCAGGATCTATTCTTTAACTCTGGAAAAAATG TTCTTTTGGAATTTTATGCGCCATGGTGCGGTCACTGTAAGAAACTATCTCCTATCCTGGAAGAAGTTGCAGTTTCTTTCCAAAGCGATGGCGATGTTGTCATTGCAAAGATT GATGCAACCGCAAATGATATTCCAGGTGACGTGTTTGATGTGAAAGGATATCCTACATTGTATTTCAAGTCATCGGGAGGTCATATCATTCCATATGATGGAGATCGATCTAAAGATGACatgattaattttatcaaaaagaaCCGCGAGACGCAGCCTCTTACACAAGATACTACTGGTACAAAAGATGAGCTGTAG
- the LOC124944924 gene encoding aldehyde dehydrogenase family 3 member H1-like has translation MELMKNNKGVFGSEEASLVVDKLKETFLSGKTMSYEWRLSQLKGLMKILDHHEPDIIKALYSDLSKPPTETIAYEISTVRSSIEFAMKELKRWMEPEKVKNTILSFPSSVKIIHEPLGVVLVISAWNFPFYLSLEPVIGAISAGNAVVLKPSEISPSTSSLLAELFLKYMDTSAIEVVEGGIPQTSALLEQKWDKILFTGNENVGRIVMTAGVKHLTPVILELGGKCPAFVDSNINLKVAIRRIIAGKWTMNNGQACICVDYVITTKDFAPKLIDALKSELEIFFGKNPMESEDLSRIVNLNHFRRIKRLLDDDKLSGKIVHGGQSDESKLKMAPTIILLDVTDQKEALVMKEEIFGPLLPIIQVESIEKGFEMMKFKEKPLAAYLFTNDNKLKDEFVEKVSAGGLLINDVALHVAHPYLPFGGVGKSGFGAYHGKFSFECFSHKKGVLSRSFAGDTTARYPPYTPGKLRMLKALLSGRIFTIIRALLGI, from the exons ATGGAGTTGATGAAGAACAATAAGGGCGTGTTTGGTTCAGAAGAAGCCAGTTTGGTGGTGGATAAGCTGAAAGAGACATTCTTGAGTGGAAAGACGATGAGCTATGAATGGAGATTGTCCCAATTGAAGGGTTTGATGAAAATACTCGATCATCATGAACCCGACATAATCAAAGCTCTTTACTCTGACCTTTCAAAACCTCCAACTGAAACCATCGCATATGAg ATCAGTACGGTGAGGTCATCGATTGAGTTTGCGATGAAAGAATTAAAACGATGGATGGAACCAGAGAAG gtaaaaaatacaatattatcatTTCCTTCATCAGTAAAAATAATACATGAACCACTTGGGGTTGTATTGGTGATATCTGCATGGAATTTTCCTTTCT atttgtCGCTCGAACCTGTGATCGGAGCCATTTCCGCTGGAAATGCGGTGGTTTTGAAGCCATCAGAGATTTCTCCTTCGACGTCGTCTCTGCTTGCAGAGTTGTTCTTGAAATATATGGATACTTCCGCGATTGAAGTTGTTGAAGGTGGAATTCCTCAAACTTCGGCTTTATTGGAGCAAAAATGGGACAAAATTTTATTCACAG GTAATGAAAATGTGGGTCGTATCGTGATGACTGCTGGTGTAAAACATCTTACACCTGTTATATTAGAACTCGGAGGCAAATGTCCCGCATTTGttgattcaaatattaatttgaaa GTGGCAATAAGGAGGATTATTGCAGGAAAATGGACAATGAACAATGGACAAGCATGCATTTGTGTTGACTATGTTATAACAACAAAAGATTTTGCTCCAAAATTG ATTGATGCTTTAAAGAGCGAGTTAGAAATCTTTTTTGGGAAGAACCCTATGGAATCGGAAGACTTGTCGCGTATAGTGAACCTTAACCACTTTCGTCGCATAAAAAGGCTATTGGACGATGATAAACTTTCGGGAAAGATAGTTCACGGAGGTCAAAGCGATGAAAGCAAATT aAAAATGGCTCCGACAATAATATTGTTGGATGTGACCGATCAGAAGGAAGCGCTCGTAATGAAAGAGGAGATTTTCGGTCCTTTGTTACCGATTATTCAGGTTGAGTCTATTGAAAAAGGGTTTGAGATGATGAAGTTTAAGGAGAAACCATTAGCAGCTTATTTATTCACTAATGACAATAAGCTTAAGGATGAGTTTGTAGAGAAAGTCTCAGCTGGAGGTTTACTCATCAATGATGTTGCTCTTCAT GTTGCACATCCTTATTTACCATTTGGAGGAGTTGGAAAAAGTGGATTTGGAGCTTACCATGGAAAATTCTCGTTCGAATGTTTCAGCCATAAGAAGGGAGTTTTGAGCCGGAGTTTTGCAGGCGATACGACTGCAAGGTATCCACCTTACACACCGGGGAAGCTCAGAATGCTCAAGGCTCTCTTAAGTGGAAGAATCTTCACTATTATTCGCGCTTTGTTGGGGATATGA
- the LOC124910344 gene encoding uncharacterized protein LOC124910344 — protein sequence MDGSMADQAGKRRLPFWNSDIVAVETNRKPKLSVKPSLKVEKRETKKRKVNPTHKDAKISDLGKIETVSNSEDGDDEEELTIEDLMSIAKEYTRTDETNQPSVNLEYRTDIFCGKNDSESETHLNTCLKYKPAEEKSFEKTVVSPPTSTGDSTQDMLNLFLGPLLTKSQMVEKKLDLSNKEEYIGPSVTENIEAEGLKKSVSEVSVPLEKKRCSLKDKVAMLLQ from the coding sequence ATGGATGGTTCCATGGCTGATCAGGCCGGAAAGCGCCGGTTACCTTTCTGGAATTCGGATATAGTTGCTGTTGAGACCAATCGAAAGCCCAAACTAAGTGTGAAGCCAAGCTTGAAGGTGGAGAAACGTGAAACGAAGAAAAGGAAGGTAAACCCGACTCACAAAGATGCTAAGATTTCTGATTTAGGCAAAATTGAAACAGTATCAAACAGTGAAGAtggtgatgatgaagaagagctTACCATTGAAGATTTGATGAGTATAGCCAAGGAGTACACTAGAACTGATGAAACAAATCAGCCGTCAGTGAATCTTGAATATAGAACTGATATTTTTTGTGGGAAGAATGATAGTGAATCAGAAACCCATTTGAATACTTGTCTCAAATATAAACCAGCTGAAGAAAAATCATTTGAAAAGACTGTTGTTAGTCCTCCTACTTCAACAGGGGATTCTACTCAAGATATGCTGAATTTGTTTCTTGGACCCTTGTTAACAAAATCACAAATGGTGGAAAAGAAATTAGATTTATCTAATAAGGAGGAGTATATAGGTCCTTCAGTCACAGAAAATATCGAGGCAGAAGGCCTGAAAAAATCAGTTTCTGAGGTATCGGTTCCTTTGGAGAAGAAGAGATGCAGTCTCAAAGACAAGGTGGCAATGCTTCTTCAGTGA
- the LOC124910617 gene encoding growth-regulating factor 1-like has protein sequence MDLEIMGFDGLLGSDTTTTVAAGYLSSESKKRIHESEFLTRLNSEDFSSSSVSKIRSINNYLSENGQHMLSFSSSSSSSTSPLSYYNDLYQQASAFSYGRNPGTAALMNRMRTGPFTQSQWIELENQALIYKYINANAPIPSNLLIPILKSSDFSNSYPPFSVGWGPFHLGFSNSTDPEPGRCRRTDGKKWRCARDAVPDHKYCERHMNRGRHRSRKPVEGQTARSVVVSSAAGKLVQAEPAPAPATVTSDGLSLSQPGGPITSPSSNNGNRVFLNMEKEKPMEYTSNKSQVKFGSFGVDTLLSNGSSSSSLMENEEYMIMNNSTKNKQHNNWLPSSWFDTNNHQHDGTQLSISIPMMSDFIPSMNETHQVPSTEMGLGLGLGESYHKQSTSWIPVQWGSINNCMGGGPLGEVVLNKTNRNDQTDWKKKSSSSSVASLDLMSSTASTGHNWDNSPRGFGSSPTGVLHKVHFGSVSNSSAGSSPRTESHFG, from the exons atggatCTAGAAATCATGGGTTTCGATGGTCTTCTAGGTTCAGACACAACTACCACTGTCGCCGCCGGTTACTTATCTTCTGAATCAAAGAAAAGGATCCACGAATCTGAGTTTCTAACCAGACTTAATTCAGAAGACTTCTCCTCCTCCTCTGTTTCTAAAATCAGATCTATCAATAACTATTTATCTGAAAATGGACAGCATATGCTCagcttctcttcttcttcttcatcttctaccTCCCCATTGTCTTATTACAATGATCTGTACCAGCAAGCTTCAGCCTTTTCTTATGGTAGAAATCCAG GAACAGCAGCATTAATGAATAGAATGAGAACTGGTCCTTTCACTCAATCTCAATGGATCGAATTGGAAAATCAAGCTTTGATTTATAAATACATCAATGCTAATGCTCCTATCCCTTCAAATCTCCTTATACCCATTTTAAAATCTTCTGATTTTTCCAATTCATATCCTCCTTTCTCag TTGGTTGGGGTCCTTTTCATCTTGGATTCTCTAACAGTACTGACCCAGAACCTGGTCGGTGCCGGCGAACCGACGGCAAGAAATGGAGATGTGCTAGGGATGCAGTTCCTGATCATAAGTATTGTGAAAGACATATGAACAGAGGTCGTCATCGTTCAAGAAAGCCTGTGGAAGGACAAACGGCTCGTTCCGTCGTCGTCTCCTCTGCCGCCGGTAAGCTTGTTCAGGCTGAGCCGGCACCGGCGCCGGCGACGGTAACGTCTGATGGGCTTAGTCTCTCTCAACCTGGTGGACCTATTACCAGTCCTAGCTCCAATAATGGAAACag GGTATTTTTGAACATGGAGAAGGAGAAGCCAATGGAATACACCTCAAACAAGTCTCAAGTAAAATTTGGGTCATTTGGAGTAGACACACTTCTTAGTAAtggttcatcatcatcttctttaatGGAAAATGAAGAATATATGATAATGAATAATAGTACTAAGAACAAACAACATAATAATTGGTTGCCAAGTTCATGGTTTGACACCAATAACCACCAACATGATGGAACCCAACTCTCGATTTCAATACCAATGATGTCGGACTTTATCCCATCCATGAACGAAACCCATCAAGTTCCATCAACCGAAATGGGTTTAGGTTTGGGATTGGGTGAGTCTTACCATAAACAATCAACTAGTTGGATTCCAGTTCAATGGGGAAGTATCAATAATTGTATGGGAGGTGGTCCTTTAGGTGAAGTTGTATTGAACAAGACCAATAGAAATGATCAAACCGATTGGAAGaagaaatcatcatcatcatcggtTGCTTCTTTAGATCTCATGTCTTCAACTGCTAGTACTGGTCATAATTGGGATAATAGCCCACGAGGGTTTGGATCTTCTCCCACTGGTGTATTGCATAAGGTTCATTTCGGTTCGGTTTCGAATAGTAGTGCCGGGAGTAGTCCAAGAACCGAAAGCCATTTCGGTTAG